The Pantoea eucalypti sequence ATATCCAGCCCCTCACGCAGTAAGTTGATGCCCACCAGCACATCAAACTCCCCCAGACGTAAGTCGCGAATAATCTCCATACGCTCCACAGTGTCGATATCGGAGTGCAGATAACGCACCTTCTCGCCATGCTCCGTCAGATACTCGGTGAGATCTTCAGCCATGCGTTTGGTCAGCACCGTGACCAGCACACGTTCATTGATTGCCACGCGCTGACGGATTTCTGACAGCAAATCGTCGACCTGAGTCCCGACCGGGCGCACTTCAATGATGGGGTCCAGCAGGCCGGTAGGACGTACCACCTGATCGACCACTTCGTCGCCCGATTTTTCCAGCTCATATTTGCCCGGCGTGGCAGAAACATAGATGGTCTGCGGCGCCAGTGCTTCAAACTCTTCAAACTTCATCGGACGGTTATCCAGCGCCGACGGCAGGCGGAAGCCATACTCAACCAGCGTCTCTTTACGCGCCCGGTCACCTTTGTACATGCCGCCAATCTGCGGAATGGTGACGTGTGACTCATCCACCACCAGCAGGCCATCCGCCGGCAGATAATCAAACAGTGTCGGCGGGGCTTCGCCCGGTCCGCGTGCGGAAAGATAGCGCGAGTAGTTCTCGATGCCAGAGCAGTAGCCCAGTTCGCTCATCATCTCCAGGTCAAACTGGGTACGCTGGGTAATGCGCTGCTCTTCCAGCAACTTATTATTCTCAAGCAGCACCCGGCGGCGGTCCGCCAGCTCGACTTTGATATCTTCCATTGCCTGCAGAATGCGCTCGCGTGGCGTGACATAGTGCGTCTTTGGGTAAATGGTAAAACGCGGCACGACCGAATCGATCTGACCGGTCAGCGGGTCAAACAGCGACAGACGCTCCACCTCTTCATCAAACAGTTCAACGCGCAGCGCAATATCGTCCGACTCTGCCGGGAAGATATCGATCACTTCGCCACGCACGCGGAAGGTGCCGCGCTGGAACGCCTGGTCGTTACGTGTGTATTGCAATTCTGACAGGCGGCGCAGGATGCTACGCTGATCGATAATCATGCCGCGGGTCAGGTGCAGCATCATTTTCAGATAGAGATCGGGATCGCCCAGACCATAGATCGCCGAAACCGACGCCACCACGATAACATCGCGCCGCTCCAGCAGCGCCTTGGTGGCCGAGAGACGCATCTGCTCAATGTGTTCGTTAACCGATGCATCTTTTTCAATAAAAGTGTCCGAGCTCGGTACATAGGCTTCAGGCTGGTAATAATCGTAGTAAGAGACGAAAAACTCGACGGCGTTATCCGGGAAAAACTCTTTCATCTCGCCGTAGAGCTGGGCGGCCAGCGTCTTGTTCGGTGCCAGCACCATCGTCGGGCGGTTGAGGTCGGCAATGACGTTGGCGACGGTAAAGGTTTTACCGGAGCCGGTTACGCCTAGTAAGGTCTGATGGGCCAGTCCATCCTCCAGCCCCTCTTCCAGGCGACGGATCGCCTCAGGCTGATCGCCCGAAGGTTTGAAAGCGGAATTCAATTTAAAGGCTTTGGTCATGAATGCAGTTCCTGCTGGAGAAGTCGGCGGGCAGGCACTTATTTTACTCTGCTATGGTGATTTTGCCAGAAAATAATACTGGATATAAAAACAGTAATGATGCATTGTTAACGTCAGCACAATGAGACTTTTTGAACCGGCGACGTCGTAGCGATAGCACAAAGTCTGTTGCGCAATGTTATCCCCAGACCCGGATCAGATTTAACATTTGTCAATAGAGCGTCACAAAATTACAGTTCGGTTACCTGACAGATAATTCGCAGGCTTGTTTTTTGATAACCTACTGATTTAATTTACTTTAGGCCACAAGGCCAGATTCTCGTCATAATGTTACCAGGCCGCGTATTTCCTCGCTTCCAACTGGTTTTCATTACCTAATGCACAAGGTTATCCACAGGAATGGTGGATAAGTGATGGCAGCCCCGCCGCCATCAGCTGTGTATAATTTTTCCCTGCTCCTTCATCGCCTCGAAAAATAATTTTTTTTGCGTTAAATTTCGCGTCAGCCGCTGACGGAATATTCTGCATTTTTCATCGTCCACCTGATGTATCACGCAAATTTTCATCAATCCACTAAGATTCTTAATCAGACTTATTGCCTCTTAACACACCGTCTGCACCAGAAACAGCGCCCCGAGGCACTGCAAAAGTGCAGCGGCGTGACTACCGTGGGGAATTGATAAGTTTTTCTCAACTTTCATCCCTTAAACATGGCATCCCGGCCGGAATCAGGACCGTTTTTAGATCTGGCCTGAGAATTGCAGGAATGACTGGCGTCAACGCGCTTCACGCGCACTGTGCTGCAATAGCGAGACAGCTGTTGCTGATGACTTGTTTGCCAGACGACAGAGAGCGGATGCAATCAGGCTAATGATCGGGAAGGAGAGTGTCAGATGCTGAGTCTACGTTCGGTCAATCAATTTTACGGTCAGAACCATATTCTGTGGGATGTGGATCTGGATCTGGCACCTGGCACCTGCACGGGCGTTCTGGGTCGTCAAGGCATGGGGAAAACCACGCTGGTCAACTGCATCATGGGCAGACTGCCGATTAACAGCGGCTCTATCTCCTGGAAAGAGGATGGCTCACCGCCGGAAGATCTGCTGCTGCAGCCCGCTGAACAGCGGGCACAGATGGGCATTGGCTATGTGCCACAGGGCCGCCATATTTTTACGCAGATGAGCGTGGAAGATAACCTGCTGATTGCCCTGCTGGCGGGGGCCAGCCAGCGTGATCGCCATCGCGCCATTCCCGAAATGGTATTTGATTTGTTTCCGGCGCTTTATTCACTGCGACAGCAGCGCAGCGGCGATCTGCCGATCGATCAACAGCAACAGCTGGCCCTGGCGCGCGCACTGGTGCTGCAGCCCAAATTGCTGATTCTGGATGAGCCGACTGACGGGATGTCGCCGTGGCTGGAAGAGGAGATGGGCAACCTGATTCGTCGTCTTAATCTCGACTACGGGCTGACCATCCTGCTCCTTGAACAGCGACTGTCGCTGATCCGTCGCGTGGCAGACTATTTTCTGCTGCTGCACCGCGGTCGCAATGTGGCGCAGGGCAGCATGGAACAGCTGGATGACCACACCGTCGATAAGTGGCTGACGGTGGCCTGAGGCTTACGCCGGAAGCGTCAGGTAGTGACCACATGACGCCTGCTGCGCCGCATCGGTAAGATACGGAATTGTGCCCAGACAGGGCGCAGGCAGTCGGTTTTTCAGGCTGGTGAGATACTCGGGATAGCGTTTGCCAGGCGGTTCCACGGTGTTGGCGATCCATCCCACCAGCGGCAGGCCACGCGCCCGCACCGCCTCTGCGGTGAGCATCGCGTGGTTGATGCAGCCGAGCTTAATTCCCACCACCAGAATCACGGGCAGCTTTTCCCTGACTACCCAGTCTGCGTAGGTGTGTGTCTCTGACAGCGGCGTGTACCAGCCGCCCGCGCCCTCCACCAGAATCCAGTCCGCCAGTGGCTCCAGCGCCGCCAGACCGGCTGACAGGGCCAGATGGGTAATCGGTCTGCCCTCTTCAGCGCTGACGATGTGCGGCGAGGTGGGTTCCATAAACGCCAGCGGATTCACCTGCTGATAGGTTAACGGCACACTGCTGAATCGCTGCAACGCCAGCGCATCGCTGTTGCGGTTCCCCTCTGGTGTCATCTCACAGCCCGACGCAACCGGCTTATAGCCCGCACAGCGAAAGCCTGCTGTGGCAGCGGCCTGCAACAGTGCGCCGCTGGCGACAGTTTTACCGACTTCAGTGTCGGTGCCGGTAATAAAAAACCGTTTCATGAAAGCGTGACTCCATAAATTAAATGGTAACTCAGGCGATAACCGTGCCGATCGCGCGGCCAGTGCGCCTCTAACTGGTTAAGCCGTCGCCGGGTAAGTATCTGCCCGTCGCGGCCCTGATGCAGATGGGTTGCCCCAATCCCCTTCAGGGATCGCATGGCGCTGAGCGCATCGGGGAAATGCAGCGTCACCTCCTCTGAGCTGCAACGCAGTTGCTCTGCCTGGCAGGCCGCTGCAATCTGCGGCTCGCTAAGAAAGCGGTTGGCGTGCGGCAACGCATCCAGATGAGACCAGGCTTCATGAACCTCCTGCAGCGAACCGTCGCCCAGCGTGGAAAACAGCAGCGTGCCATTGGGTCGCAGCACCCGCCGGAACTGGCGCAGCGCCCCGGGCAAATCTTCACTCCACTGCACCGCCAGGTTGCTCCATACCAGGTCGATGCTGTTATCCGCCAGCGGCAGCGCGTCGATGTCGCCCGCCAGATAGCAGTGCGCCGCGTCGTTATCCCGCGCCTGTTGCAGCATCTGTGGCGAGAGATCCAGTGCCGTCACCTGTTTGCCGCGTTCGCGCCACAGCCTGCTGTACCAGCCGGTGCCACATCCGGCATCCAGCAGTTGAACCCCGCTGTGAGCCGGTGCGAGAGCCAGCAGCGCATCGCCGCTAAGGCGTTGCAGCGCCGCATGGGCATCGTAATGGCTGGCCGCCCGGCCAAAAGCGCGTGCAACCGCCTGCTTATCAATCCGCAGCGTCATGCAGCACCTCCAGTAACCGATCGATATCGTCCGGGCGATGTGCCGCCGTCAGGGTAATGCGCAGCCGTGCCGTTCCCGGCGGCACGGTGGGCGGCCGGATGGCGCTGACCCAGCAGCCCGCTTCAGCCAGACGCTGAGAGAGCGCCATCGCATCGCTATTTTCACCCACCAGCAGCGGCTGGATCGCACTCTCTGAGTTCATCAGTTGCCACGGCAGTGAGGCTGCGCCGCGCCTGAAATGCCGGATGTTCTGCTGCAGCTGCTGGCGCAATGCATCGCCCTGCTGAATGACCTGCAGCGCCGCCTGCAGTGCAACAGCCTGCGCGGCGGGCATCGCGGTGGAGTAGATCAGATGCCGGCTGAACTGCAGGAAATAGTCGGCAGTCTCCGCATCACAGAGCAGCGCGGCACCGCTGACGCCAAAGGCTTTGCCAAAAGTGACCACCAGCAGTTCCGGTTTAACGCCCTGCTGCCAGCAGCTGCCACGCCCCTGCTCACCCACCACGCCGATGCCGTGCGCATCATCCACCAGCAGCCAGCCCTCAGCCTGGCGCGTCTGTTGCGCCAGTGCAGCCAGCGGCGCGCTGTCACCATCCATGCTGAAAATGCCCTCGGTCACAACCAGCGTTTCCCCCTCGCAGGGTAATGCGAGCCGCGCCGCCAGACTCTCAGGTGCGTTGTGACTGAAACGACGCAGCTGCGCCGGGCTGTGGCTGGCAGCGTCGAGCAGCGAGGCATGGCTGAGCTTATCGGCCAGGATACGATCGTTTTTCTCACCCAGCAGATGAATCACCGCCTGATTGGCGGCAAAGCCAGAGATGAACAGCAGCGCACAGTCATAGCCGAGCCAGTCGGCCAGTTGCGCCTCAAGATCGGCGTGCTGACGGTGATAACCGGTGACATGCCCTGAAGCGCCCGCCCCCGCACCGGCCAGCGCCGCACCCTGTTGCCAGCCGGCTATCACCGCCGGATGGCGGGTTAAGCCGAGATAGTCATTGCTTGAGAAGTGAAGATAGTTGCGACCACCGCTCTGCAGTGTGCGGGTCGATTGCTCATCGATAACCCGACGCTGCCGCCAGCCATCAGCCGCACGGCGCTGCGCCAGCCCCTGCCGGAGTCGTTGCTGCCAGCTCATTACAGCGCCGCGTTGTAAAACTGTTCAGTGTCGGCATGGAACAGCTGCTCGCTGAGTTGCTGCTCCTGCTGCTGATCGCCATGCTGGGTGTGAGTATGTTCCGGGTTCAGCCCCAGTTTGCGGAACAGCACGCGGTCTTTATCCTCTTCCGGATTCGGTGTGGTCAGCAGTTTGCAGCCGTAGAAAATCGAGTTCGCCCCGGCCATAAAGCACATCGCCTGGGTCTGCTCGCTCATCTGCTCGCGGCCCGCGGAGAGACGCACATGCGAGGTCGGCATCATGATCCGCGCCACCGCGATGGTGCGGATAAAATCGAACGGTTCGACGTCATCATTATCCGCCAGCGGTGTACCTTTCACTTTCACCAGCATGTTGATCGGCACGCTCTCCGGCGGTGTCGGCAGGTTGGCTAACTGCACCAGCAAACCGGCACGGTCGTTCACAGTTTCGCCCAGGCCAACGATGCCGCCCGAACAGACTTTGATCCCGGCGTCACGCACTTTACCCAGCGTATCCAGACGTTCCTGATAGCTGCGGGTGGTGATAATGGATCCATAGAATTCCGGCGAGGTGTCGAGGTTATGGTTGTAGTAATCGAGGCCCGCGCCCGCCAGGCGCTGCGCCTGGTCGTCGCTGAGCGTGCCCAGCGTCATACAGGTTTCCATCCCCATCGCCTTCACGCCTTCGACCATCTTTTCCAGGTAAGGCATATCGCGCTCGTGCGGGTTTTTCCACGCGGCTCCCATGCAGAAACGGGTTGAACCCGCGGCTTTGGCCTGACGCGCGGAGGTCAGCACCTCTTCCACTTCCATCAGACGCTCCGACTCCAGGCCGGTCTTGTAGCGCGCGCTCTGAGGGCAGTATTTGCAATCTTCCGGACAGGCACCGGTTTTAATCGACAGCAGGGTACTGACCTGCACCTGGCGCGGGTCGAAGTGCTGACGATGCACCTGTTGCGCCTGAAACATCAGTTCGAGAAAAGGTTGATCAAACAGCGCTTGCGCCTGTGCAATTGTCCAGCGTTGAGCCATTACTTACTCCAGAAAAGGGTGTCATCCCGACGAAAAGCAGGGGTATACTTGTAAACTATATTTTTTTATTTTGGTTTACAACTCCGATGACTACCCCTGTTTTTTCCTCAGATGATGCCCGTTTTGACCGCCAGCATATCTGGCATCCCTACACCTCAATGCAGGATCCACTGCCCTGCTATCCGGTTGTTACCGCGCAGGGTTTTCAGCTGCAACTGGCCGATGGCCGTGAGCTGGTAGATGGGATGTCATCATGGTGGGCGGCGATCCACGGCTATAACCATCCCCGCCTGAACCGGGCGCTGACGGAGCAGGTCACACAGATGTCGCACGTGATGTTTGGCGGCATTACCCACCCGGCGGCGGTGGCGCTCTGCCGTCAGCTGGTGGCGATAACGCCTGAGCCGCTGGAGTGCGTTTTCCTGGCCGATTCCGGCTCGGTGGCGGTGGAAGTGTCGATGAAGATGGCGCTGCAGTACTGGCTGGGTCGGGGCGAAACCCGCCAGCAGTTCCTGACGCTGAAACGCGGCTATCACGGCGATACCTTTGCCGCGATGTCGGTGTGCGATCCTGAGAACTCAATGCACAGCCTGTGGCGCGGCTATCTGCCGGAGCATCACTTTGCGGCGGCTCCCGCCTGCGGCTTTGATGATGAGTGGGACGAGCGCGATTTCGATGATTTCGCCCGTCTGATTGAACAGCATCACCGGCAGCTGGCGGCGGTGATTCTGGAGCCAATAGTACAGGGTGCGGGCGGCATGCGTTTCTACCATCCACGCTATCTGCAGCAGGTGCGGGAAGCCTGCGATCGCTATGGCGTGCTGCTGATCGCCGATGAGATCGCAACCGGCTTTGGCCGCACCGGCAAACTCTTCGCCTGTGAACACGCGGACATCACGCCGGATATACTCTGCGTCGGTAAAGCGCTGACCGGCGGCATGATGACGCTGGCGGCGACGCTGACCACCCGTGACGTGGCCGACACCATCAGTCGCAGCGCGGCAGGCTGTTTCATGCATGGCCCGACCTTTATGGGCAACCCGCTGGCCTGCGCGGTCGCGGCAGAAAGCCTGACCATGCTGGCGGAAGGAGACTGGCAGCATAAGGTGGCCGCCATCGAACAGCAGCTGCGCGCTGAGTTGCTGCCGCTACGCAACTCACCGCAGGTGGCTGATGTGCGCGTGCTGGGCGCAATTGGCGTGGTGGAAACGCATCTGGCGGTCAACATGGCGGCGCTGCAGCAGTTCTTTGTTGAACAGGGCGTCTGGATCCGGCCATTTGGTCGTCTGATCTACCTGATGCCGCCCTACATCATCACGCCACAGGCACTGAGTCAGCTGGTGCAGGCGATAGGCGGCGCGCTGGAACATTCGCAACATTTTGCTGCCTGAAGCGGGCTGACCGCTGGCACTGGTGGCGCTTTTGGTTATGATGAAAGGCTATTCATCGACAATTGAGGAGATGTGATGCGCGTTTTTAGTCAGGATTTTAATGACGGCGAGAAGATGCCTGAAAAGCATGTTTTCAACGGCATGGGTTATCAGGGCGAGAATATCTCTCCCCATCTTGCCTGGGAAGCGGCGCCGGAAGGCACCAAAAGTTTCGTGGTGACCTGCTACGATCCTGATGCGCCGACCGGTTCAGGCTGGTGGCATTGGGTGGTGGCGAATATTCCGGCCAGCACCACGTCACTGCCACAGGGTGCCGGTTCTGGCAAAGCGTCACTGCCAGCAGGCGCAATTCAGACCCGTACCGATTTCGGTCAGGCGGGCTACGGTGGCGCGGCGCCGCCGCAGGGTGAAACCCATCGCTACATTTTCACCGTACATGCGCTGGATGTGGAGACGATTGAGGTGGATGAAGGCGCCAGCGGCGCAATGGTCGGCTTTAATGTGCATTTCCACGCACTGGCGAGCGCCTCGCTGACCGTGAATTATCAGTAATTCAGTAAGACTGACCACTGACAAGCCTAAAGCTGAATGATCTGGCAGCAACGCGTTAGCTTAAATTGCAGGGAACAGGGTCAGAGGAGGAAAGCGTCCCGTGCCAGGGACAAAAACGCCGGGAGCGTTTTTGAACAACGCAACGCGTTGGCCCGGCAACGGGCGCACCTCAGGGATGAGGTGCGTAATTGCGCGGGTCGAGCATGCCATGGATGGCGGCTTTTGCGTCTTTCCGATCTGACCCTGTTCCCTGTGTCTGCAGGATCTCACAGCTGGCAGCCACGCCTCTCCCGCCCGGGAGAGGCATTTTTCGTGGTGCGTTACGCCTGCAACTGATGAATCACGACCCACATCGGGCCCTGCCCTACTGCATAACGTCCCAGCGGCTGTAACAGCCCTTTTGGTTCGCTAATCGCATAGACTTCGATGTGATGCGATTTCTGTCCCGCTGCCACCAGATAGCGTCCGCTGTGATCGATATTGAATCCGCGCGGCTGTGTTTCTGTCGGCTGGAACCCTTCCAGGGTCAGCTCGTCACCCAGCTCGCTGACGCTGAACACCGCCAGAGTGCTGCTGGTGCGATCGCAGGCGTAGAGGAAACGGCCATCCGGCGTCAGGTGAATATCCGCAGCCCAGCGCGTACCGTTGAAATCCGGTGGCATCATATCCAGCGTCTGCACGCTTTCTGCTTCACCTTCACCCGTATTTAATGCCCAGACCTCAACCGTGCTGTCGAGCTCATTTACGCAATAAGCGAACTGACCGCCCGGATGGAACTGCATGTGACGCGGGCCTGCACCTTCTACTGTCGTGACCTGCGCCTGCTTACGCGGCGTCAGCTGACCGTCAGCGCCCAGCGAGAACAGACAGATACGATCCTGCTTCAGTGCCGGTACATACAGGGTCTTATTGTCAGTGTCGATATTGGCCGAATGGCAGCCATCCAGACCGTTGATCACCTGCAGCGGAGCCTGCGGAATGCCGTCATCGCCAATCGGGCTGACGCTGACGCAGGCATCATTGTAGGAGCAGCAGAACAGGAACCGGCCCTCACGATCGGTGGAAATGTGGGTCGGACTGCCGGGCAACGGTGCCTGACCCGCTTCGGTCAGCGTGCCATCAGCGGCAATCTTAAACGCCAGCACGCGAAAATTGGGACGCACGCCGACATAGAGAAAATCGCGTTTCGGACTCACCACCATCGGCTGAACCTGGCCGGCGACATCGGTCACCTGAAGCAACGTCAGCGCACCCTCATCATTCATCTGCCAGACGTGAATCTGCTGGCTCTCGGGACTGGCGGTGTAAACAACCTGTTTCATGCATTCTCCTTTTTTGCTGCCTTGTCATGATCTTTGAATCACTGTAGCGCGTTTTATTGCCCTACGCTGGAATCATTTGTGCCCTGTTTTTTGTCTCCGGGCCGTGGTCAGGTGTAGACTTCAGCCCCTGCAAACCTGGAAAAACGTGAGGATTAATGAGCTACCGTGTAATTGCCCTCGACCTCGACGGCACGCTGCTGACCCCAGCCAAGACGATTCTGCCGCAGTCAATCGATGTGTTAAACCAGGCCCGACAGGCGGGCGTTCATGTCGCTATCGTCACCGGACGCCATCACTGCGCTATTCATCCTTTTTATCAGGCGTTACAGCTGGATACCCCCGCAATCTGCTGTAATGGTACCTACCTGTATGATTACCAGGCGAAAAAGGTGCTGGCGTCCGATCCTATGGACCCGCAACTGGCGTTACGGGTCATTGAGATGCTGGATCAGCAGCGTATTCACGGGTTGCTCTACGTGGATGATGCAATGCTCTATCAGACGCCGACCGGTCACGTGATGCGCACCCTGAAGTGGGCCGAATCACTGCCTGCTCATCAGCGTCCGCTGTTCATTCAGGTGCCAGACTTAGCACAGGCGGCGCGTGACGCCGGTTCAATCTGGAAGTTTGCCCTGTCGCACGACAATCATGAGGAACTGCAGCAGTTCGCCACCCGTGCTGAAGCGGAGCTGGGTCTGGCCTGCGAATGGTCATGGCACGATCAGGTGGATATCGCCAAAGGCGGCAATAGCAAAGGCAAACGGCTGGCGCAGTGGGTTGAATCACTGGGGCTGGACATGTCTGATGTGATCGCATTCGGGGATAACTACAACGATCTCAGCATGCTGGAAACGGCCGGGCTGGGTGTGGCGATGGGCAATGCCGACGACGCGATCAAAGCGCGGGCGAAGCGGGTGATCGGCACCAACCTTGAAACCGGTATTGCCGATACCCTCCGTCAGTACGTGTTGTAATCAGGGCGTCACGGAGACGCTTTTGATCTGGGCATAGAGCCACTGATCCGGCCGGATGCCCAGTTCATCACGCGCCCACGGCGTAATGCGCGCCCAGAGCTCGCTGATACCAATACGCAGCTTCACTTCCACCTGATCGCCGACCTCCAGCAGTTCTACCACCTGCGCCGGTAAAATGTTGCGGATGGAGCTGTGTTGCGGCGGTTGCAGCGCCAGCGAGACATCAGAAGAGGCGATGCGAATACGCAGTGGCGTTTTCACCGGCTGATTCACCCGGCTGACCCAGATATGCTGGTCGCCCAGCGACAGCGCGGTCATTGGATAGTCGGGATGCTGCTCAAGCACCAGCACCCGCAGTACGCTGGTCAGTTCGCTTACTGGCAGCCACGGCCGCATCGCGCTGCTGCTCCAGACCCGCTCAAGCGGACCAAAGGCCTTGACCTTGCCCGCATCCAGCACCAGCACGTTATCCGCCAGATGCAGGATCTCATCCAGACTGTGAGAAACGTAAAGCATCGGAATATCGACCTGTTTCGCCAGTTTTTGCAGATACGGCATCAGTTCACGTTTGCGCGGCAGATCCAGCGACGCCAGCGGCTCATCCAGCAGCAGCATGTCCGGTGCGGTCAACAGCGCACGGCCTATCGCGACCCGCTGCTTTTCCCCGCCAGACAGCGACAGCGGAAAGCGCGGCAGCAACGCCTCCAGACCCAGCAGCGACACCAGGCTGTCGAACTGCGCTTTCATTGCCGGCGCCATACCGTATTGCAGGTTGCCACGAACCCGATAGTGCGGGAACAGCCGCGCATCCTGAAACACGTAACCGATGCGTCGTTTTTCAGGCGGCAGCGCAATTTTCTGCTCCGCATCAAACAGCAGACGCTCGTTAAGCTGGATCCGCCCGCGCTGCGGCTGGGTCAGCCCGCTAATCGCGTTAATCAGGGACGTCTTACCGGCACCGGAAACACCAAAAATAGCGGTGATCCCTTTGGCCGGGATCTGCAGGTCAACCTCCAGCTGGTGATCGCCCTGCTGCTGCATAAAGTTAAGTGATAGCATCAGCTTCCCATCCGCTTACGGCCTGCGCGAGCCAGCCATTCCGACGCCAGCAGTGACGCCAGCGCCAGCACGATAGCGATAACGCACAGGCGCGCCGCCGCGCCCTCTGCACCGGGAGTCTCTATCAGGGTAAACATCGCCAGCGGAAGCGTGCGCGTCTCGCCGGGAATATTGGAAACAAAGGTGATGGTGGCCCCGAATTCACCCAGCGAACGGGCAAACGCCAGCACCGTGCCGACAATAACGCCAGGCAGCGTCAGCGGCAGCGTGATAGTGAAAAAGACCCGCCAGCGCCCGGCACCCAGCGTGCGGGCCGCCTGCTCCAGCCGGATATCCACCGCCTCCAGCGCCAGCCGGATGGCACGCACCATCAACGGAAAGGCGATGACGGCAGACGCCAGTGCGGCGCCACGCCAGCTGAAAGCAAAGCTGAAACCGAACCAGTCAAAAAGCTTTTCGCCAATGATGCCGCGCCGGCCCAGGCTAATCAGCAGCAGATAACCCACCACCACCGGCGGCAGCACCAGCGGCAGGTGGATCAGGCTGTCGAGCAGCGCTTTGCCGGGAAAACGGCAGCGCACCAGAATCCAGGCCATCAGGATGCCAAACGGCAGACTGCCCAGCACGGCTATGCCAGAGACTTTAAGGCTAAGCAGTACCGCCTGCCATTCGGGATCGCTGAGTATCATTTCGTCGGTGTGAATCCGTAGTGTTTGAAGATAGCCGCGGCCTGCGGTCCTTTCAGATAATCATAAAACGCTTTAACAGTCGCATTGTCGTGCTCGTTCACGATCGCCATCGGATAT is a genomic window containing:
- the pgl gene encoding 6-phosphogluconolactonase — encoded protein: MKQVVYTASPESQQIHVWQMNDEGALTLLQVTDVAGQVQPMVVSPKRDFLYVGVRPNFRVLAFKIAADGTLTEAGQAPLPGSPTHISTDREGRFLFCCSYNDACVSVSPIGDDGIPQAPLQVINGLDGCHSANIDTDNKTLYVPALKQDRICLFSLGADGQLTPRKQAQVTTVEGAGPRHMQFHPGGQFAYCVNELDSTVEVWALNTGEGEAESVQTLDMMPPDFNGTRWAADIHLTPDGRFLYACDRTSSTLAVFSVSELGDELTLEGFQPTETQPRGFNIDHSGRYLVAAGQKSHHIEVYAISEPKGLLQPLGRYAVGQGPMWVVIHQLQA
- a CDS encoding pyridoxal phosphatase, giving the protein MSYRVIALDLDGTLLTPAKTILPQSIDVLNQARQAGVHVAIVTGRHHCAIHPFYQALQLDTPAICCNGTYLYDYQAKKVLASDPMDPQLALRVIEMLDQQRIHGLLYVDDAMLYQTPTGHVMRTLKWAESLPAHQRPLFIQVPDLAQAARDAGSIWKFALSHDNHEELQQFATRAEAELGLACEWSWHDQVDIAKGGNSKGKRLAQWVESLGLDMSDVIAFGDNYNDLSMLETAGLGVAMGNADDAIKARAKRVIGTNLETGIADTLRQYVL
- the modC gene encoding molybdenum ABC transporter ATP-binding protein ModC, producing the protein MLSLNFMQQQGDHQLEVDLQIPAKGITAIFGVSGAGKTSLINAISGLTQPQRGRIQLNERLLFDAEQKIALPPEKRRIGYVFQDARLFPHYRVRGNLQYGMAPAMKAQFDSLVSLLGLEALLPRFPLSLSGGEKQRVAIGRALLTAPDMLLLDEPLASLDLPRKRELMPYLQKLAKQVDIPMLYVSHSLDEILHLADNVLVLDAGKVKAFGPLERVWSSSAMRPWLPVSELTSVLRVLVLEQHPDYPMTALSLGDQHIWVSRVNQPVKTPLRIRIASSDVSLALQPPQHSSIRNILPAQVVELLEVGDQVEVKLRIGISELWARITPWARDELGIRPDQWLYAQIKSVSVTP
- the modB gene encoding molybdate ABC transporter permease subunit gives rise to the protein MILSDPEWQAVLLSLKVSGIAVLGSLPFGILMAWILVRCRFPGKALLDSLIHLPLVLPPVVVGYLLLISLGRRGIIGEKLFDWFGFSFAFSWRGAALASAVIAFPLMVRAIRLALEAVDIRLEQAARTLGAGRWRVFFTITLPLTLPGVIVGTVLAFARSLGEFGATITFVSNIPGETRTLPLAMFTLIETPGAEGAAARLCVIAIVLALASLLASEWLARAGRKRMGS